In the Candidatus Equadaptatus faecalis genome, one interval contains:
- a CDS encoding prepilin-type N-terminal cleavage/methylation domain-containing protein, which produces MADGKSHGFSLIEVMLAVAVLSLTATASLKLVVMAQNGLRAAKEQEDFLLAAEKLRAKVMTGEVSENGSEDNLSWKTEQKTKEFFTEDFGKLDFNRKTTELKPDANFSWRELELENKITNKKIKIVLPSNGG; this is translated from the coding sequence ATGGCTGACGGAAAATCACACGGCTTTAGCCTGATTGAGGTAATGCTGGCAGTAGCGGTGCTTTCTCTGACGGCGACAGCCTCTTTGAAACTGGTTGTCATGGCGCAGAACGGACTGCGTGCGGCTAAGGAGCAGGAAGATTTTCTGCTTGCGGCGGAAAAACTGAGGGCGAAGGTTATGACCGGAGAAGTCAGCGAAAACGGCAGCGAAGACAACCTTAGCTGGAAAACTGAACAGAAGACGAAGGAATTTTTTACCGAAGATTTCGGGAAACTTGATTTTAACAGGAAAACAACAGAGCTTAAGCCTGACGCGAATTTCAGCTGGCGCGAGCTTGAGCTTGAAAACAAAATAACGAACAAAAAAATAAAAATTGTTCTGCCTTCAAACGGCGGATAA
- a CDS encoding PDZ domain-containing protein: MNFKSVLPKFGGAKPSDNKNKTEKRLYAAVLLVLSLFAAYCFVLLAASAVQRMTLSAKLELANSVANRRSTVSASAVSGGGSLSKSNMFGSVLRTPQEDSASAAENFVLKGTLPRVGAWISDGGETRLILVHQEIGGWTLEDVSYGKVLLSHNGESCALYISLVGGSGQPASVSRKQQGEGKIDFSAVRKADKDKDGYMPREVLDKLLLNPYDEVGKMKMTPADGGGMKIERIASDSVLGMAGVAEGDVIKAVNGVNISNLGDLSNAINSLMSGSRFDVAVQRGGSTLNLKYDVN; the protein is encoded by the coding sequence TCTCCTTGTGCTTTCGCTGTTTGCGGCATACTGTTTTGTCCTGCTTGCCGCTTCGGCAGTGCAGAGGATGACGCTTTCTGCAAAACTTGAGCTTGCAAATTCCGTCGCGAACCGCAGGTCAACTGTCTCTGCGTCCGCGGTTTCAGGCGGGGGCAGCCTTTCAAAGAGCAATATGTTCGGTTCCGTGCTGCGCACTCCGCAGGAAGATTCCGCGTCCGCGGCTGAAAACTTTGTGCTTAAGGGCACACTTCCCCGTGTCGGCGCATGGATTTCCGACGGCGGCGAAACAAGGCTGATTTTAGTGCATCAGGAAATAGGCGGCTGGACACTTGAAGACGTAAGCTACGGCAAGGTGCTGCTTTCGCATAACGGGGAAAGCTGCGCCCTGTACATCTCGCTTGTAGGCGGCAGCGGACAGCCTGCTTCCGTCAGCCGCAAACAGCAGGGCGAAGGCAAAATTGATTTTTCGGCGGTGCGCAAGGCTGATAAAGACAAAGACGGCTATATGCCGCGCGAGGTTCTTGACAAACTGCTGCTCAATCCGTACGACGAGGTGGGCAAGATGAAGATGACGCCTGCCGACGGCGGCGGAATGAAGATTGAGAGAATTGCTTCCGACAGCGTGCTGGGAATGGCGGGCGTTGCCGAGGGCGACGTTATAAAGGCGGTCAACGGGGTGAACATTTCAAATCTCGGAGACCTTTCAAACGCAATAAATTCGCTTATGTCAGGCTCGCGTTTTGACGTTGCCGTACAGCGGGGCGGCTCAACGCTTAACCTGAAATATGACGTGAACTGA